One segment of Myotis daubentonii chromosome 11, mMyoDau2.1, whole genome shotgun sequence DNA contains the following:
- the CCL19 gene encoding C-C motif chemokine 19, whose amino-acid sequence MASHAAALLAISLLVLWTSPAQGGANDAEDCCLSVALHPIPGNIVRAFRYLHIRDGCRVPAVVFTTKRGRKLCAPPDQPWVDRIIRRLQKKAAKNKRHSS is encoded by the exons ATGGCATCCCATGCAGCCGCACTACTGGCCATCAGCCTGCTGGTCCTGTGGACCTCCCCTG CTCAGGGTGGTGCCAACGACGCAGAAGACTGCTGCCTGTCTGTGGCCCTGCACCCTATTCCTGGGAATATCGTGCGAGCCTTTCGATACCTCCACATCCGGGATGGCTGCAGAGTGCCTGCCGTAGT GTTCACCACAAAGAGAGGTCGCAAGCTTTGCGCACCGCCAGACCAGCCCTGGGTGGATCGCATCATCCGGAGACTGCAGAAGAAAGCTGCCAAG aaCAAGCGCCACAGCAGTTAG